The Astyanax mexicanus isolate ESR-SI-001 chromosome 7, AstMex3_surface, whole genome shotgun sequence genome has a window encoding:
- the gfral gene encoding GDNF family receptor alpha-like, which translates to MRVPNTALITVLYLAWPVVGSRISLGCLLFMQPCVSPEICKSELLRNICSSKDSGCETLSSERCNVTIQALLTHYSNCKHVCTEDDPCSTLQLLSSSCQSYSGTVYLILKLILSLYLFPNTDPRSDSSCLQVMTRCVGDEVCNRQLVPFVQSCSETQCEGSSCRLATRSFFTGLPQNTAEMLMFCQCEEADQDCRDVQNILQSSSCSANQTPWNCLEMLESCSAERLCRQTFEGFLSKCFGSEEASFSGYSTRELLHLIDADFFRSGDKECRKAFVATMGSPLQSPCTCHGLHHENSYRCNMLKQAVQNRTQFSKYLCSLYFTTASN; encoded by the exons ATGAGGGTCCCGAACACCGCGCTGATCACCG TGTTATATTTGGCTTGGCCGGTGGTTGGCAGCAGGATATCACTGGGCTGTTTGTTGTTTATGCAGCCGTGTGTTTCACCAGAGATCTGCAAAAGTGAGCTTCTGAGAAATATCTGCAGCTCTAAAG ATAGCGGCTGTGAAACGCTGAGCTCTGAGCGCTGTAATGTGACTATCCAGGCATTATTAACCCACTACTCAAACTGCAAGCACGTGTGCACAGAGGATGACCCATGCAGTACTCTACAGCTGCTGTCTTCTTCATGCCAGTCATACTCTGGTACA gtttatttaatCCTCAAATtgatcctctctctctatctgttccCAAACACAGATCCTCGCTCAGACTCATCCTGTCTGCAGGTGATGACCAGGTGTGTTGGGGATGAAGTGTGTAACAGGCAGCTGGTGCCGTTTGTCCAGTCCTGCTCTGAGACGCAGTGTGAGGGCAGTAGCTGCAGGTTGGCCACCAGAAGCTTCTTCACAGGCCTGCCCCAGAACACGGCTGAGATGCTGATGTTCTGCCAGTGTGAGGAAGCTGACCAGGACTGTCGAGACGTCCAAAACATCCTGCAGTCAAGCTCCTGCTCAGCAAATCAGACGCCATGGAACTGCCTGGAGATGTTAGAAAGCTGCTCTGCTGAGAGGCTCTGCAG GCAGACGTTTGAGGGGTTCTTGTCCAAGTGCTTTGGCTCTGAGGAAGCTTCTTTTAGTGGATATTCCACGAGGGAACTGTTACACCTTATAGATGCAGACTTCTTCCGTAGTGGAGACAAAGAATGCAGGAAGGCCTTTGTTGCAACAATGGGGTCTCCACTGCAGAGCCCATGCACCTGCCATGGACTTCACCATGAGAACTCTTACAGATGCAACATGCTGAAGCAGGCCGTTCAAAACAGAACTCAATTCAGTAAGTATTTATGCAGTCTTTATTTCACCACAGCCAGTAACTAA